One genomic segment of Bradyrhizobium diazoefficiens includes these proteins:
- a CDS encoding amino acid ABC transporter substrate-binding protein yields MMRKVVIAAGVLAASTVVASAATLDTVKSRGTLICGVSAGFAGFSAPDSQGNYKGLDVDYCRALAAGVLGDPNKVRYVALTAQNRFTALQSGEIDVLYRNSTQTYLRGVTLGLRQGPINFYDGQGFVVKKDLGVKELKDLKGATVCVAQGTTHEVTLGDYGRANGIDWKPLVFDRVDTMYQTFFGGRCDAMTQDASALAGAVTTAAPNPADYVVLPQTISKEPLGPFTRNGDEVWSDIITWLHYGLIEAEELGVTQANVDEMAKSQTPAIQRLLGASGDLGSRLGLENKWLATAIKATGNYGEIYERNVGKASPLKLERGLNGLWSKGGLMYALPFK; encoded by the coding sequence ATGATGAGGAAAGTGGTTATCGCAGCGGGCGTGCTCGCAGCATCGACGGTGGTCGCGTCGGCGGCGACGCTCGACACGGTGAAGAGCCGCGGTACGTTGATATGCGGCGTCAGCGCCGGCTTTGCCGGCTTCTCGGCGCCGGACTCGCAAGGCAATTACAAAGGTCTCGACGTCGACTATTGCCGGGCGCTCGCGGCCGGCGTGCTCGGTGATCCCAACAAGGTGCGCTACGTCGCGCTGACGGCGCAGAACCGTTTCACCGCGCTGCAGTCGGGCGAAATCGACGTGCTCTACCGCAACTCGACCCAGACATATCTGCGCGGCGTGACGCTCGGCTTGCGCCAGGGCCCGATCAACTTCTACGACGGCCAGGGTTTTGTGGTGAAGAAGGACCTCGGCGTGAAGGAGCTGAAGGACCTCAAGGGCGCCACCGTCTGCGTCGCGCAGGGCACCACGCATGAAGTGACGCTCGGCGATTACGGCCGTGCCAACGGCATCGACTGGAAGCCGCTGGTGTTCGACCGCGTCGACACCATGTACCAGACCTTCTTCGGCGGCCGCTGCGATGCCATGACCCAGGACGCTTCCGCGCTCGCCGGCGCGGTGACGACCGCGGCGCCCAATCCGGCCGACTACGTCGTGCTGCCGCAAACCATCAGCAAGGAGCCGCTCGGCCCCTTCACCCGCAACGGCGACGAAGTCTGGAGCGACATCATCACCTGGCTGCATTATGGCCTGATCGAGGCCGAGGAGCTCGGCGTGACGCAGGCCAATGTCGACGAGATGGCGAAGTCGCAGACGCCGGCGATCCAGCGCCTTTTGGGTGCCTCCGGCGATCTCGGCTCGCGGCTCGGCCTCGAAAACAAATGGCTGGCCACCGCGATCAAGGCCACCGGCAATTACGGCGAGATCTACGAGCGCAATGTCGGCAAGGCGAGCCCGCTGAAGCTTGAGCGCGGCCTCAACGGCCTCTGGAGCAAAGGCGGCTTGATGTACGCGCTGCCGTTCAAGTAA
- a CDS encoding aspartate/glutamate racemase family protein, which translates to MRIALIHALKHSIAPIEAAFAQAWPDARLMNLLDDSLSADLARDGALNDAMTDRFLALGDYAAATGANAMLFTCSAFGPCIEAVARAHAPMPVLKPNEAMIERAVTMGKRIGLLSTFRPTLASMPPEFPASVQVVPKLAEGALAALDRGDRATHDRLIAEASRDLRDCDVIALAQFSIAATAPLVAEATGCPVVTTPDSAVEKLMRLLKVTA; encoded by the coding sequence ATGCGCATCGCCCTGATCCACGCCCTCAAGCATTCCATCGCCCCGATCGAGGCGGCGTTCGCGCAGGCGTGGCCGGACGCGCGGCTGATGAACCTGCTCGATGACAGCCTGTCGGCGGATCTGGCGCGCGATGGTGCGCTCAATGATGCCATGACCGATCGCTTTCTCGCCCTCGGCGATTACGCAGCGGCGACCGGCGCCAATGCGATGCTGTTCACCTGCTCGGCCTTCGGCCCCTGCATCGAGGCGGTGGCGCGGGCGCATGCGCCGATGCCGGTGCTCAAGCCGAATGAGGCCATGATCGAGCGTGCTGTGACGATGGGCAAGCGCATCGGCCTGCTCTCGACCTTCCGGCCGACGCTGGCCTCGATGCCGCCGGAGTTTCCGGCCTCCGTCCAGGTCGTGCCGAAGCTTGCCGAAGGCGCATTGGCGGCGCTCGACCGCGGCGATCGTGCAACGCACGACCGGCTGATTGCGGAAGCCTCGCGGGACTTGCGCGATTGCGATGTCATTGCGCTGGCGCAGTTCAGCATCGCGGCGACCGCCCCGCTGGTCGCGGAGGCCACCGGCTGTCCCGTCGTGACGACGCCCGACAGCGCGGTCGAGAAGCTGATGCGGCTGCTGAAAGTGACAGCCTAA